Proteins from one Syngnathus scovelli strain Florida chromosome 17, RoL_Ssco_1.2, whole genome shotgun sequence genomic window:
- the LOC125984722 gene encoding uncharacterized protein isoform X2: protein MKKIVNDEPHLCLFAIKNIEMGTEIDYNYGDSKWPWREKVTGSQAPVDGALPEPARTWQDSGPDDNIKQDASQQVPGSQAPVDGALPEPARTWQDSDPDDNIKQDASQQVTGSQAPVDGALPEPARTWQDSDPDDNIKQDASQQVKGSQAPVDGALPEPARTWQDSDPDDNIKQDASQQVTGSQAPVDGALPEPARTWQDSDPDDNIKQDASQQVTFS, encoded by the exons atgaaaaaaatagtaaatgacgagccccatttgtgcctttttgccatcaaaaacatagaaatgggaactgaaatcgattacaactatggtgattctaaatggccatggcgtgaaaaa gtgacaggctctcaggctcctgttgacggtgcgctgcctgaaccagccagaacttggcaggactctggccctgatgataacatcaaacaagatgccagccaacag gtgccaggctctcaggctcctgttgacggtgctctgcctgaaccagccagaacttggcaggactctgaccctgatgataacatcaaacaagatgccagccaacag gtgacaggctctcaggctcctgttgacggtgcgctgcctgaaccagccagaacttggcaggactctgaccctgatgataacatcaaacaagatgccagccaacag gtgaaaggctctcaggctcctgttgacggtgcgctgcctgaaccagccagaacttggcaggactctgaccctgatgataacatcaaacaagatgccagccaacag gtgacaggctctcaggctcctgttgacggtgctctgcctgaaccagccagaacttggcaggactctgaccctgatgataacatcaaacaagatgccagccaacaggtaacattcagttag
- the LOC125984722 gene encoding uncharacterized protein isoform X1 translates to MPNKQYSEKESTFLFDFEWQNHYWCIDASTEDGSLGRLVNDNHKSPNCTMKKIVNDEPHLCLFAIKNIEMGTEIDYNYGDSKWPWREKVTGSQAPVDGALPEPARTWQDSGPDDNIKQDASQQVPGSQAPVDGALPEPARTWQDSDPDDNIKQDASQQVTGSQAPVDGALPEPARTWQDSDPDDNIKQDASQQVKGSQAPVDGALPEPARTWQDSDPDDNIKQDASQQVTGSQAPVDGALPEPARTWQDSDPDDNIKQDASQQVTFS, encoded by the exons atgccaaacaagcagtactctgaaaaggagagtacatttctctttgactttgaatggcagaatcattactggtg tattgatgcatcaacagaggatggctctcttggaagattagtgaatgacaaccacaagtctccaaactgcaccatgaaaaaaatagtaaatgacgagccccatttgtgcctttttgccatcaaaaacatagaaatgggaactgaaatcgattacaactatggtgattctaaatggccatggcgtgaaaaa gtgacaggctctcaggctcctgttgacggtgcgctgcctgaaccagccagaacttggcaggactctggccctgatgataacatcaaacaagatgccagccaacag gtgccaggctctcaggctcctgttgacggtgctctgcctgaaccagccagaacttggcaggactctgaccctgatgataacatcaaacaagatgccagccaacag gtgacaggctctcaggctcctgttgacggtgcgctgcctgaaccagccagaacttggcaggactctgaccctgatgataacatcaaacaagatgccagccaacag gtgaaaggctctcaggctcctgttgacggtgcgctgcctgaaccagccagaacttggcaggactctgaccctgatgataacatcaaacaagatgccagccaacag gtgacaggctctcaggctcctgttgacggtgctctgcctgaaccagccagaacttggcaggactctgaccctgatgataacatcaaacaagatgccagccaacaggtaacattcagttag